A single genomic interval of Lathyrus oleraceus cultivar Zhongwan6 chromosome 7, CAAS_Psat_ZW6_1.0, whole genome shotgun sequence harbors:
- the LOC127102230 gene encoding uncharacterized protein LOC127102230 yields MVLIVFIRYGAPDVFSKQVVSQNVQGVVVSPDVQGVVVKAVDVGNDFKNKQEFESRDHMLQWICMEASKLGFDVVIGRSDNGLDKRCAFETMTCERSGKYITPLRNFKKDDNGTRKCDCEFKVRGYMLANKKWRFNVICGLHNHDLCLKLAGHPSVCRLKPKEKECVVDMTLNLVQSKNILATLK; encoded by the coding sequence TTGTTTCTCAGAATGTCCAAGGTGTGGTTGTTTCACCGGATGTTCAAGGTGTCGTTGTGAAGGCGGTAGATGTTGGCAACGACTTTAAAAACAAGCAAGAGTTTGAATCTCGTGATCATATGCTTCAATGGATTTGTATGGAGGCCTCTAAACTTGGATTTGATGTGGTTATCGGAAGGTCCGATAATGGTTTGGATAAAAGATGCGCCTTTGAGACAATGACTTGCGAAAGAAGCGGGAAATATATAACTCCTCTCCGAAATTTTAAAAAAGACGACAACGGTACAAGAAAATGTGATTGTGAGTTTAAGGTTCGTGGCTATATGTTGGCAAACAAAAAGTGGAGATTTAATGTGATATGTGGTTTGCATAACCATGATTTGTGTTTAAAATTAGCCGGTCATCCTAGTGTCTGTCGGCTCAAGCCGAAAGAGAAGGAATGTGTTGTTGACATGACCTTGAATCTTGTTCAATCGAAAAATATACTTGCGACATTGAAATGA